One window from the genome of Sulfodiicoccus acidiphilus encodes:
- a CDS encoding nicotinamide-nucleotide adenylyltransferase — protein sequence MVKWALDRVDELVVLVGSAQESHTLSNPFTAGERIEMIRMGLKEYGLDERTIVVPISDVLMNSVWVYHVKIHVPKFGKVFARNPLVLRLFKEAGYEVEMPPLYNREKYNSTIIRKYIIVGENWSELVPKSVHRYIVEEIHGDERLKDIAGSDK from the coding sequence GTGGTCAAGTGGGCCCTGGATAGAGTCGACGAGCTCGTGGTATTAGTTGGTAGTGCCCAAGAGAGTCACACCCTTTCTAACCCCTTCACAGCGGGCGAAAGAATAGAAATGATAAGGATGGGACTAAAGGAGTATGGGTTGGATGAACGAACAATCGTGGTGCCTATATCGGATGTCTTGATGAATAGTGTGTGGGTCTATCATGTTAAGATCCACGTTCCTAAATTCGGTAAGGTCTTCGCCCGCAATCCGCTGGTTCTCAGGCTTTTCAAGGAGGCTGGATACGAAGTTGAAATGCCACCTCTCTACAATAGAGAAAAATACAATTCAACAATCATCAGAAAATATATTATAGTTGGCGAAAATTGGTCCGAACTAGTTCCGAAATCTGTGCACCGTTACATCGTTGAGGAGATACATGGAGACGAGAGGTTAAAGGACATAGCGGGCTCGGACAAGTGA